The following are encoded in a window of Aromatoleum petrolei genomic DNA:
- a CDS encoding PH domain-containing protein → MASYIDGALIKDEKVVYTGNISLWSLAPLILLGLLFLALYGLGLIFWLVAFVRYKTTELAVTNKRVIAKFGFISRQTIELNINKVESIQVNQGILGRIFNFGSLVVSGAGNPQAPIPGISNPMSFRRVFMETQDQAAQAKAA, encoded by the coding sequence ATGGCAAGCTACATCGACGGCGCGCTCATCAAGGACGAGAAGGTTGTTTATACCGGAAACATCAGCTTGTGGTCCCTTGCGCCGCTAATTCTTCTGGGCCTTCTGTTTCTGGCCTTGTATGGTCTTGGTTTAATTTTCTGGCTGGTCGCCTTCGTCCGTTACAAGACGACCGAGCTTGCCGTAACGAACAAGCGAGTCATCGCCAAGTTCGGCTTCATCAGCCGTCAGACCATCGAACTCAATATCAACAAGGTCGAGAGCATCCAAGTTAACCAAGGCATTCTTGGGCGCATCTTCAATTTCGGCTCGCTGGTGGTCTCCGGTGCCGGCAACCCGCAAGCGCCAATCCCTGGCATTTCAAATCCAATGAGCTTTCGCCGAGTGTTCATGGAAACCCAGGATCAGGCCGCCCAGGCAAAGGCCGCGTAG
- a CDS encoding GIY-YIG nuclease family protein, with product MKYEQLQSLEEFLTDVEAALLSEEARTPVKYSPHNIAPWNAAQIDAENQGLLNSVSGAANVYAIFTAPKNTNEFTLRYIGKTTKKLARQRIRNHLITKNEKTGAKLWKIISHVQAGGAVKISWVSVEPESLRNYIEEELINLHKGADWNRENA from the coding sequence ATGAAATATGAGCAACTTCAGAGTCTGGAAGAGTTCTTGACGGACGTGGAGGCCGCACTTCTGAGTGAAGAGGCGCGAACGCCAGTCAAGTATTCACCACATAACATTGCGCCGTGGAACGCGGCTCAGATCGATGCTGAGAATCAAGGCTTGCTCAATTCAGTATCGGGCGCAGCCAACGTGTATGCGATCTTCACGGCCCCGAAGAACACCAATGAGTTCACTCTCCGATACATTGGTAAAACAACAAAAAAACTTGCCCGCCAAAGAATTCGGAATCACCTAATAACGAAAAACGAGAAAACCGGAGCAAAGCTCTGGAAAATAATTTCACATGTTCAGGCGGGTGGAGCGGTAAAGATATCGTGGGTCAGTGTCGAACCCGAATCTCTACGAAATTACATCGAAGAAGAACTGATAAACCTACACAAGGGAGCAGACTGGAATCGTGAGAACGCATAA
- a CDS encoding RNA-directed DNA polymerase, translated as MKRLIDLSNDEARTHFLKGSSYFNGDLPKYISFEPILNDVSAVLKGANYAQFKNANPNEFPSVNYNFIANKDGKFAWRPYELLHPAIYVSLVNLICEEANWASIRARLKEFEDGVVDCCSAPVMSVDHQTDVATQIKSWWQSVEQRSLTYSLEFSHLLHTDVTDCYGSMYTHSIAWALHGLSKAKEEKTNKALLGNKIDSHIQASRYGQTNGIAQGSVLMDFIAEIVLGYVDEQINLELTGSTDIRVLRYRDDYRIFANSDERAEAVLKIVSDKLRAVGMRLGVSKTISCRNVVEGSIKPDKLAGIEQQDLGTSNAKTIQKQLLRLHSFGQRFPNSGALRRLVGDFHTNVSKQTEAPDDLDVQVAIATDIAFVSPSTFPAVAGILSHLISLAPSEEKVRLWTKVREKMARVPYNGYLEIWLQRVTQPKAVGIKFESNEPICQIVNGASPQLWESGWIASDALKKALDVSKIVIADAGEAMEVVQPEEVELFKENAWAY; from the coding sequence ATGAAACGATTAATTGACCTTTCCAATGACGAGGCAAGAACCCATTTCCTGAAGGGCAGCAGCTACTTCAACGGGGACCTGCCCAAATACATCAGTTTCGAGCCGATACTGAATGACGTATCTGCGGTTCTTAAGGGCGCGAACTATGCTCAATTTAAGAACGCAAACCCCAACGAATTTCCGAGCGTGAATTACAACTTCATTGCGAACAAGGACGGAAAATTTGCTTGGCGCCCGTATGAACTTTTGCACCCCGCCATCTACGTCTCGTTAGTGAATCTGATTTGTGAGGAGGCAAACTGGGCGAGCATAAGGGCGCGACTCAAAGAATTTGAGGACGGTGTGGTTGACTGTTGTAGCGCGCCGGTGATGTCGGTTGATCACCAGACTGACGTCGCAACTCAGATCAAAAGCTGGTGGCAGAGCGTTGAGCAAAGGTCCCTGACGTATTCGCTGGAGTTCAGTCATCTTCTTCATACTGATGTGACTGACTGCTATGGCTCTATGTATACCCATAGCATTGCATGGGCTCTGCACGGCCTATCGAAAGCCAAGGAAGAAAAAACCAATAAAGCTCTGCTTGGCAACAAAATCGATTCCCATATCCAGGCCAGTCGTTACGGACAGACCAACGGTATTGCGCAAGGGTCAGTCCTTATGGACTTCATCGCGGAGATCGTCCTTGGATACGTCGATGAGCAGATTAATCTTGAGCTCACAGGAAGCACTGACATCCGGGTACTCCGATATAGGGACGACTATAGAATTTTTGCAAATAGTGACGAACGCGCAGAAGCGGTGCTAAAGATAGTCAGCGATAAGTTACGGGCAGTAGGGATGAGGCTCGGGGTGTCAAAGACAATCTCCTGCAGAAATGTAGTTGAAGGGTCGATCAAGCCAGATAAGTTGGCTGGCATTGAGCAACAAGACCTCGGAACATCTAACGCAAAGACAATTCAAAAACAGCTCTTGAGGCTACATTCCTTTGGTCAGCGGTTTCCGAATAGCGGAGCGTTACGACGGTTGGTTGGTGATTTTCACACGAATGTTTCAAAGCAGACTGAAGCTCCTGACGACCTTGATGTGCAGGTCGCGATCGCTACAGATATTGCGTTTGTTTCGCCATCGACGTTTCCGGCCGTGGCAGGCATTCTGAGCCACCTTATCTCACTCGCACCGAGTGAAGAGAAAGTGCGCTTGTGGACCAAAGTGCGCGAGAAGATGGCAAGAGTCCCATACAACGGTTACCTGGAGATTTGGCTGCAGCGCGTCACACAACCGAAGGCCGTTGGCATCAAGTTCGAAAGCAACGAACCGATTTGTCAGATTGTGAATGGGGCATCGCCTCAGCTCTGGGAGTCCGGCTGGATCGCAAGCGATGCACTCAAGAAAGCCTTAGACGTTAGCAAGATTGTCATTGCTGATGCAGGTGAGGCGATGGAAGTGGTTCAACCAGAAGAAGTTGAATTGTTTAAAGAAAATGCATGGGCCTATTAA